A single Drechmeria coniospora strain ARSEF 6962 chromosome 03, whole genome shotgun sequence DNA region contains:
- a CDS encoding endonuclease/exonuclease/phosphatase family protein yields the protein MKAFASFLAAAGSAAAVTIAEINGNRFLSPLDGKSVTDVTGVVTAVSKNGIYLRSAEPDDDPVTSEGLFVYGSSAAQKVEVGDLVSLDGVVKEYRAKTEHIYLTQLTDPTNIVVVSSSHKVKPLVIGKDTLPPPTRDFSKLDKGGIFGVPNAVDTVSAANPKLDPATYGLDFWESLVGELVILKDVYQTSRPSKYGDVWVRGSWAVTGINSHGGVTMLDGDANPETVIIGTPLDGSSNPIDTKMGDYLGDVTGVVSNAFGFYRVLPLTSVSPLRNASATYSAVSFSGDGTCKAITVADYNAENLAPDSAHMPRVVDQIVHKLLLPDLIFLQEIQDGSGPTDDGVVSANVTLATLTQGIEEVSSVVYQWAEVDPVDGEDGGQPGGNIRCAYLYRPDVVELYKPNQGGSLDANKVLDGPKLKYNPGRIDPANKAFDDSRKPIAAAWKPVKGSRKPFFTVNVHFSSKGGSTTLHGDARPPVNKGVERRTQQTTITANFIRQILAKDPKARIIAAGDFNEFTQVQPMQVFAAKSGLRDIDELVGLDPVERYTYLYDMNSQALDHLYVSPALAAGSKVEHMHLNTWQNFAGQTSDHDPSVALLNLCGGT from the exons ATGAAGGCGTTTGCGTCCTtccttgccgctgccgggtccgccgccgccgttaCCATCGCCGAGATTAACGGCAATCGCTTTCTCTCGCCGCTCGATGGAAAGAGCGTGACTGACGTCACCGGTGTCGTGACGGCCGTGTCCAAAAACGGCATCTACCTGCGCAGCGCCGAGCCTGACGATGACCCTGTCACTTCCGAGGGGCTCTTCGTCTACGGTAGCTCGGCCGCCCAAaaggtcgaggtcggcgattTGGTGAGCCTagacggcgtcgtcaaggagTACCG GGCCAAAACCGAGCACATCTATCTCACTCAGCTCACTGACCCGACGaacatcgtcgtcgtctcgtccagCCACAAGGTCAAGCCCCTCGTCATAGGCAAGGAcactttgccgccgccgacgagagaCTTTTCCAAACTTGACAAGGGTGGCATCTTCGGCGTGCCCAACGCCGTAGACACCGTGTCTGCGGCGAACCCAAAGCTTGACCCGGCCACCTACGGCCTCGACTTTTGGGAGAGCCTGGTGGGCGAGCTGGTGATTCTCAAGGATGTCTACCAGACGAGTCGTCCCAGCAAGTACGGTGACGTCTGGGTGAGGGGCAGCTGGGCCGTGACGGGCATCAACAGCCATGGGGGTGTCACGATGCTTGATGGAG ACGCCAACCCGGAAACTGTCATCATCGGCACCCCTCTAGACGGCTCCTCCAACCCGATTGACACCAAGATGGGCGActacctcggcgacgtcacCGGCGTCGTGTCCAACGCTTTCGGCTTCTACCGTGTCCTCCCCCTCACCAGCGTCTCGCCCTTGAGGAATGCCTCGGCCACCTActcggccgtctccttctccggcgacggcacctgcaaggccatcaccgtcgccgactaCAACGCCGAGAATCTGGCACCCGACTCGGCTCACATGCcgcgcgtcgtcgaccagaTCGTCCACAAGCTTCTCCTGCCGGACCTCATCTTCCTACAGGAGATCCAGGACGGCTCAGGCCCTACCGATGACGGCGTTGTGAGTGCCAACGTGACCCTCGCCACCCTGACCCAGGGGATCGAGGAGGTCTCGAGCGTCGTCTACCAGTGGGCCGAGGTTGaccccgtcgacggcgaggacggtggACAGCCGGGTGGGAACATCCGCTGCGCCTACCTGTATAgacccgacgtcgtcgagctgtaTAAGCCGAATCAAGGAGGCAGCCTGGATGCCAACAAGGTGCTAGACGGGCCCAAGCTTAAGTACAACCCCGGCCGCATCGACCCTGCCAACAAGGCCTTCGACGATAGCCGTAAGCCCATCGCGGCCGCCTGGAAGCCCGTCAAGGGCTCCAGAAAGCCCTTCTTCACCGTCAATGTCCACTTCAGCAGCAAGGGCGGTTCGACGACATTGCACGGCGATGCTCGACCTCCCGTGAACAAGGGCGTCGAAAGGCGGACCCAGCAGACCACCATCACTGCG AACTTCATCCGGCAGATACTCGCCAAGGATCCCAAGGCTCGCATCATCGCAGCCGGCGACTTCAACGAATTCACCCAGGTGCAGCCCATGCAGGTATTCGCCGCCAAGTCGGGCCTCCGCGacatcgacgagctcgtcggcctcgatccCGTCGAGCGGTACACGTACCTGTATGACATGAACAGCCAGGCGCTCGACCACCTGTATGTGAGCCCTGCGCTCGCTGCAGGCTCAAAGGTTGAGCACATGCACCTGAACACGTGGCAGAACTTTGCGGGACAAACGAGCGACCACGATCCGAGCGTCGCGTTGCTGAATTTGTGCGGCGGTACCTGA